Proteins encoded together in one Ignavibacteria bacterium window:
- a CDS encoding DUF4349 domain-containing protein has product MRKLSLYLATPVLFVLILFGCETESDKLPVNVEKSTDLLQESGTRNIESSTSKSGNLSDNKSSTDDKLPEIKDQRMIIKTGSLSLDIEKYDDTEVKILEIVKSQGGFVSKSNNTVNASGSKSGTITVKVPTDKFDLLVIEISKIGRVVNQNIQASDVTEEYVDLESRLKTQKELEQRLIKLLDEKAVKLSDVIEVEEKLASVRQKIESIEGKMKLLKSQSDLSTLTINVFEPSMLSTSSGGGFFYELKQAIKKGLSGFTKVLAVLIMFVISVIPVLLLAYILYRIIKLILQRKKQKKSVKQ; this is encoded by the coding sequence ATGAGAAAATTAAGTTTGTATCTTGCAACACCGGTCTTGTTCGTTTTGATTCTGTTTGGCTGTGAAACCGAATCAGACAAACTACCGGTCAATGTTGAGAAGTCAACTGATTTGTTGCAGGAATCAGGGACCAGGAATATCGAATCCTCAACTTCTAAATCGGGCAATTTATCAGACAATAAATCTTCGACTGATGACAAACTTCCTGAAATAAAAGACCAAAGAATGATAATTAAAACAGGTTCTTTGAGCCTTGATATAGAGAAGTATGATGATACGGAAGTGAAAATTCTTGAGATTGTAAAATCACAGGGCGGATTCGTGTCTAAAAGCAATAACACCGTGAATGCAAGCGGAAGCAAATCGGGTACAATTACTGTAAAAGTACCCACTGATAAGTTTGATTTGCTCGTTATTGAAATCAGCAAAATCGGAAGAGTTGTAAACCAGAACATACAGGCTAGCGATGTTACCGAAGAATACGTAGACCTTGAATCACGTCTAAAAACACAGAAAGAGCTTGAGCAAAGACTAATAAAACTGCTAGATGAAAAAGCGGTTAAACTATCAGATGTTATAGAAGTAGAAGAAAAACTTGCTTCTGTCAGGCAAAAGATTGAAAGTATAGAAGGCAAGATGAAACTTCTCAAATCGCAGTCAGATCTATCTACTCTAACTATTAACGTGTTTGAGCCTTCAATGCTAAGCACCTCCTCCGGTGGAGGATTCTTTTATGAACTTAAACAAGCGATAAAGAAGGGATTGTCCGGATTTACAAAAGTACTAGCTGTATTAATAATGTTTGTAATTTCTGTAATACCGGTACTTTTATTGGCATACATCCTTTATCGTATTATTAAATTAATTCTGCAACGAAAAAAGCAGAAAAAATCCGTAAAGCAATAA
- a CDS encoding 2Fe-2S iron-sulfur cluster-binding protein, with translation MPKLIIDNKEVEYNTGQTVIEAAKTSGIEIPHFCWHPGLSVSGNCRICLVEIEKLPKLAIACSTAATEGMVVHTKSPKVIEAQNAVMEFLLINHPLDCPICDEAGECKLQDYSFKYSKGLSRFDEEKNHKDKRISLGPNVLFDQERCISCSRCIRFCDEIAKEPQLTFVKRGEKVTIKTFPGKELDNPYSMNVIEICPVGALTSKHFRFRSRVWDMSFTDSICPGCSRGCNSIIGVRQNEILRIEPRENLEVNNWWLCDWGRLNTIKDLSNTEKRYNLPMIKSEEEESEDRIIIEVAWEEAVSKAVSVLTGKKGNILFIASPFSTLEDNYALKKFAKEVFNSSDVFYIPQIDESFGDDILRKSDKTPNSKGMQSLGIKPLQEDTLNDINSGKYKALYVINDDISRNSGLSRLISKFEVSVFHLSLKNKFSDSIADIIFSESSYAEINGTFMNFQGRIQRLRPALATLEQERLLGEYSLSRLDKFGAPNDRWTKDNRFNARPTWKILKQIAKVFGVDFKFENSEEVFTELCKEAFGINDMDYDKVGNKGYIIQTNKV, from the coding sequence TTGCCGAAATTAATTATAGATAATAAAGAGGTTGAATACAATACCGGGCAGACTGTAATCGAAGCAGCAAAGACTTCCGGTATTGAAATACCGCATTTTTGCTGGCATCCTGGTTTATCTGTATCGGGTAACTGCAGAATCTGTCTTGTCGAAATAGAAAAGCTGCCGAAACTTGCCATTGCCTGCTCGACTGCAGCAACAGAAGGCATGGTTGTTCATACTAAATCTCCGAAAGTAATAGAGGCACAAAATGCTGTTATGGAGTTCCTTCTTATTAATCATCCTCTGGATTGTCCTATATGTGATGAAGCGGGTGAATGCAAACTTCAGGATTATTCTTTTAAATACAGCAAAGGACTTTCACGTTTTGATGAAGAGAAGAATCATAAAGATAAAAGAATATCACTCGGACCTAATGTATTGTTTGATCAAGAAAGATGTATTAGCTGTTCACGCTGCATAAGATTTTGTGATGAAATAGCAAAAGAACCTCAGCTCACATTTGTCAAGAGAGGCGAGAAAGTCACAATAAAAACATTTCCCGGAAAAGAACTCGATAATCCTTACTCAATGAATGTTATTGAAATTTGTCCGGTCGGTGCATTAACATCAAAGCATTTCAGGTTCCGTTCCAGAGTATGGGATATGTCGTTCACTGATTCAATATGTCCGGGTTGTTCAAGGGGATGCAATAGTATTATAGGAGTAAGACAGAATGAGATACTGCGTATTGAACCAAGGGAGAACCTTGAAGTGAATAACTGGTGGCTTTGCGACTGGGGTAGATTGAATACTATTAAAGATTTAAGTAATACGGAGAAAAGATATAATCTACCCATGATAAAATCCGAAGAGGAAGAATCTGAGGATCGAATAATAATAGAAGTAGCATGGGAAGAGGCAGTCTCAAAAGCAGTATCTGTACTCACCGGGAAGAAAGGAAATATACTTTTTATCGCCTCTCCGTTCTCAACGCTTGAAGATAATTATGCGCTGAAGAAATTTGCAAAGGAAGTGTTTAACAGCAGCGATGTATTTTACATTCCGCAAATTGATGAATCTTTTGGAGACGATATACTAAGGAAATCAGATAAAACACCTAACTCCAAAGGAATGCAATCACTTGGAATAAAGCCATTGCAGGAAGACACACTGAATGATATTAACTCGGGAAAATATAAGGCTTTATACGTGATAAATGATGATATTAGCAGGAATTCCGGACTCTCAAGATTAATCTCAAAATTTGAAGTTTCCGTATTTCATCTCAGCCTTAAAAACAAATTTTCGGATTCTATAGCGGATATAATATTTTCCGAATCATCTTATGCCGAAATAAACGGTACGTTCATGAATTTTCAGGGACGTATTCAAAGATTAAGACCTGCTCTAGCAACACTTGAGCAGGAAAGGCTTCTGGGAGAATATTCGCTATCAAGACTTGATAAATTCGGTGCTCCAAATGACAGATGGACAAAAGACAACAGGTTTAATGCAAGACCGACATGGAAAATACTTAAACAGATTGCTAAAGTATTCGGAGTTGATTTTAAATTTGAAAATTCTGAAGAAGTATTTACAGAACTTTGTAAAGAAGCATTCGGAATTAATGATATGGATTACGATAAAGTTGGTAACAAAGGCTATATAATTCAAACAAACAAGGTTTAA
- a CDS encoding Rne/Rng family ribonuclease: MKKEILINSTSYEVRIAIIEEGKLVELFYESPDLTRNVGDLYWGKVAKVMPGIRAAFINLGFQQDAFLHFSDIDTSIDDYSSILGDDSDVDEDDEEEEVTTVPVKTAYNRSKAPVNIERGQDIIVQIIKEPVGNKGVRVTSKVSLPGRYLVLLPFNRRIGISKKIYNYKERRRLKQIVRPLLPEGFGLIIRTVAASQDENLIKDDLKKLVSTWNEMQAKAKTLKPPAILYKDVSTTNSVVRDLFRDDVTRVLIDSKKLYKEIKGNLDINSPEFSEKVELYSNSAPLFDVYNVEKQIEESLSKKVWLKNSGYIVIETTEAMTVVDVNSGKYAKSRDQEQNSLRINFEAAKEIARQLRLRDIGGIIVVDFIDLYEDSNKRKLHEELKREFRKDRAKITVLQMTDFGLVQITRQRIRQNILNRMSDNCPMCIGTGRVQSKMAFVTEIETWLQRFRGGGGDMFLRMRVNPLIKHYLTSGFINKILRLCIKYRTIIKLEVDEKLPLSDFRFLTVKSKTDITEEYSV; this comes from the coding sequence ATGAAAAAAGAGATTTTAATTAATTCTACTTCATATGAAGTAAGAATTGCAATAATTGAAGAAGGAAAACTTGTAGAATTATTTTACGAAAGCCCTGATTTAACTCGAAACGTTGGTGACCTTTACTGGGGCAAGGTTGCGAAAGTTATGCCGGGAATCAGAGCAGCATTTATAAATCTCGGATTCCAACAGGATGCTTTCCTACATTTTTCCGATATTGATACATCAATTGATGATTATTCTTCAATACTCGGAGATGACAGTGATGTTGACGAAGACGATGAGGAGGAAGAAGTAACAACTGTCCCTGTCAAGACTGCATATAACAGGTCTAAAGCGCCGGTTAACATAGAACGAGGTCAGGATATTATTGTCCAGATAATAAAAGAGCCTGTAGGTAATAAAGGTGTACGCGTAACCTCCAAGGTCTCACTTCCGGGAAGGTATCTTGTGCTGCTTCCTTTCAACAGAAGAATTGGTATTTCCAAAAAGATTTATAATTACAAAGAAAGAAGGCGTCTTAAGCAGATAGTCAGACCTCTCCTTCCTGAAGGATTTGGTCTTATCATCAGAACTGTTGCTGCATCTCAGGACGAAAATCTTATAAAAGATGACCTGAAGAAGTTGGTTTCCACATGGAATGAAATGCAAGCCAAAGCGAAAACTTTAAAACCACCGGCCATTTTGTATAAAGATGTTTCAACAACAAATTCCGTTGTTCGTGATCTTTTTAGAGATGATGTAACGCGGGTTTTAATTGATTCGAAAAAATTATACAAGGAAATAAAAGGCAATCTTGATATTAACTCTCCCGAATTTTCAGAAAAAGTTGAGTTATATTCAAACTCAGCTCCTTTGTTTGATGTTTACAATGTTGAAAAGCAGATTGAAGAATCATTAAGCAAGAAAGTATGGCTTAAGAATTCTGGTTATATTGTTATTGAGACTACGGAAGCAATGACTGTTGTGGATGTAAACAGCGGGAAGTATGCTAAATCAAGAGACCAGGAACAGAATTCATTAAGGATAAACTTCGAGGCAGCAAAAGAAATTGCAAGACAGCTAAGGTTGAGAGATATAGGTGGAATAATTGTTGTTGATTTTATTGACTTGTATGAGGATTCGAACAAAAGGAAATTGCACGAAGAGCTTAAAAGGGAGTTCAGAAAAGACCGTGCAAAAATAACAGTTCTTCAAATGACAGATTTCGGACTGGTTCAGATTACAAGACAGAGAATCAGGCAAAACATTCTGAACAGGATGTCAGACAACTGTCCTATGTGCATTGGTACAGGCAGAGTACAGTCTAAGATGGCATTTGTTACCGAGATTGAAACATGGCTGCAAAGATTCAGGGGTGGAGGCGGAGATATGTTCCTGAGAATGCGCGTAAATCCGTTAATAAAACATTATTTAACGAGTGGATTTATAAATAAGATTCTTCGGTTATGTATTAAATACAGAACAATAATTAAGCTTGAGGTAGATGAAAAACTTCCATTATCAGATTTTCGCTTTCTTACTGTTAAGAGTAAGACTGATATTACCGAGGAATACAGTGTTTAG
- the rho gene encoding transcription termination factor Rho, with the protein MGTNSKDDLIAQNFENLKTKKVAELVQIAKELKLTGYSDLKKQELIFKIIEAQTQKDGFAFSSGVLEVLPDGYGFLRSVDYNYLPSPDDIYVSPSQIKKFSLKTGDTVKGQVRPPKEGERFFALLKVEEVNFSDPEKIRDRILFDNLTPTYPVRKFNIETTPSEYSMRVMDMFMPLGFGQRGLLVSPPKSGKTILLQTIANSLARNHPEVTLIVLLIDERPEEVTDMQRNVKAEVVSSTFDEPPERHVQVSEIVIQKARRLVEAGKDVVILLDSITRLARAHNTVIPHSGKILSGGVDANALHKPKRFFGAARNIDEGGSLTIIATALVETGSRMDEVIFEEFKGTGNMEGVLDRKLSDRRVFPALDLNRSGTRKEELLLSPDVLNRVYLLRKITSDLNPVEAMEFMLDKMRGTKSNKEFLSSMNS; encoded by the coding sequence ATGGGGACGAATTCAAAAGATGATTTAATTGCTCAAAATTTTGAGAATTTAAAAACAAAGAAAGTAGCTGAGTTAGTTCAAATAGCTAAGGAGCTAAAATTAACTGGCTATAGTGATCTGAAAAAGCAGGAACTTATTTTTAAAATAATTGAGGCTCAGACCCAAAAAGACGGATTTGCGTTCTCATCTGGTGTTTTAGAGGTCTTACCCGACGGGTATGGTTTTTTAAGGTCGGTTGATTATAATTATCTTCCTTCTCCGGATGATATTTATGTTTCACCTTCACAGATTAAGAAATTTTCACTTAAAACCGGTGATACGGTGAAAGGACAGGTAAGACCGCCTAAAGAGGGTGAAAGATTTTTTGCTCTTCTTAAAGTAGAAGAAGTAAACTTTAGTGATCCCGAAAAAATAAGGGACAGAATACTTTTTGATAATCTTACTCCGACTTACCCGGTTAGGAAATTTAACATCGAAACAACTCCTAGTGAGTATTCTATGCGCGTTATGGATATGTTCATGCCGCTTGGATTTGGGCAGAGAGGCTTGCTAGTCTCACCACCAAAAAGCGGTAAGACAATATTGCTGCAGACCATTGCAAACAGCCTTGCAAGAAATCACCCTGAAGTAACATTAATTGTTCTTCTGATTGACGAAAGACCAGAAGAAGTAACAGATATGCAGAGAAACGTCAAAGCTGAGGTCGTGAGTTCTACATTCGATGAACCGCCTGAAAGGCACGTTCAGGTTTCTGAAATAGTTATTCAGAAGGCAAGAAGACTCGTAGAAGCAGGCAAAGACGTTGTTATACTACTAGACAGTATAACTCGTCTTGCAAGAGCACACAACACCGTTATTCCTCACAGTGGTAAAATACTTTCGGGTGGTGTTGATGCTAACGCACTACATAAACCAAAAAGATTTTTTGGTGCTGCAAGGAACATCGATGAAGGCGGAAGTCTTACAATTATCGCGACAGCGCTTGTAGAAACCGGCAGCAGGATGGATGAGGTTATTTTCGAAGAGTTCAAAGGCACGGGTAATATGGAAGGTGTTCTTGACAGAAAACTATCAGATCGAAGAGTATTCCCTGCACTCGACCTTAATCGTTCGGGTACAAGAAAAGAAGAGCTCTTATTATCACCCGATGTTCTTAACAGGGTCTATCTCCTAAGGAAAATTACTTCTGACCTAAATCCGGTTGAAGCAATGGAGTTCATGCTTGATAAAATGAGAGGAACAAAATCAAATAAAGAGTTCCTGTCTTCTATGAATTCATAA
- a CDS encoding thiamine pyrophosphate-dependent enzyme — MEKTNTAVSKNGKLTAEYKMEALSDYKIAFESRQCSILGRKETLMGRAQFGIFGDGKELAQIALAKTFKKGDWRSGYYRDQTFAFYTGMSDKRHFFYQLYGETDVNKEHACGGRSMNNHFATRLLDENGKWKNQTKMNNTTSDIAPTAAQMHRLLGLAYASKLYRLNPELAYLKEFSVNGNEVAFGTIGNASTSEGVFYEAINAGGVLMVPLAMSIWDDGFGISVPNIYQMTKENISEILGGFAYDEKKEQGYNIYRIPGWDYEKLVNTYKEGISITRERHIPAIFHIFEVTQPLGHSTSGSHERYKTKERLQWEKDYDCIAQMKRWMIEKGISTKEELDEIEKDIIADVKKTQQEVWKEYCDPILSERAEVSKIILEVSKSSSNSKKIDLINNSLNSHDARMERKVTAEAVFDVLIATKEEKTNERQKLNDWYNEYLKSNENRFNTFLFSKSDESPLLVKEIKPVYSEKSPKVAGREVLLAFFDDLFKRDPRVFAIGEDVGQLGDVNQGMAGLQAKYGDIRVTDTGIREQTIVGQGIGAALRGLRPIVEIQYLDYLFYAIQILTDDLANLHYRTHGGQKAPLIIRTRGHRLVGIFHSGSPMGTIINCLRGIHICVPRNMTQAAGFYNTLIKSDDPGMVIERLNAYRFKEKLPDNISEICVPLGMPEVLEEGDDVTVVTYGATVDIVKGASAKLREMGISIEVVDVQTLLPFDRFGIIIKSIEKTNRVLFVDEDVPGGATAFMMQQIVDEQEGYKYLDSKPQCLSAKAHRPPYGVDGDYFSKPSVEDVVKSVYEIMHESFPDAYPKFF; from the coding sequence ATGGAAAAGACAAACACTGCAGTTTCAAAAAACGGAAAACTCACAGCCGAATATAAAATGGAGGCGCTTTCAGATTACAAAATTGCTTTTGAAAGTAGACAGTGCAGTATACTTGGAAGAAAAGAAACGCTCATGGGGCGCGCTCAGTTTGGTATATTCGGGGACGGAAAAGAACTTGCTCAGATTGCACTCGCTAAAACATTTAAGAAAGGTGATTGGCGTTCAGGATATTACAGAGACCAAACCTTCGCATTCTACACAGGAATGTCTGATAAACGACATTTCTTCTATCAGCTATATGGTGAAACAGACGTAAACAAAGAACATGCCTGCGGCGGAAGGTCAATGAATAACCATTTCGCAACAAGACTCCTTGATGAAAACGGCAAGTGGAAGAACCAGACTAAGATGAATAATACCACTTCCGATATTGCACCTACGGCTGCACAAATGCACAGACTCCTCGGACTCGCATACGCTTCTAAATTATACAGACTGAATCCAGAACTTGCATATTTAAAGGAGTTCTCCGTGAATGGTAACGAAGTTGCATTCGGTACTATAGGAAACGCAAGTACATCTGAGGGTGTTTTCTATGAAGCAATCAATGCTGGAGGAGTACTTATGGTACCTCTTGCAATGTCAATTTGGGATGATGGTTTTGGTATATCTGTACCGAACATTTATCAGATGACAAAAGAAAACATTTCTGAAATCCTTGGTGGTTTTGCTTACGATGAAAAGAAAGAACAGGGTTATAATATCTATAGAATTCCGGGATGGGATTATGAAAAACTTGTAAACACGTATAAAGAAGGAATATCAATAACCAGAGAAAGGCACATTCCTGCAATTTTTCATATTTTTGAAGTTACGCAACCACTTGGACATTCAACAAGCGGTTCACACGAAAGATATAAAACTAAAGAAAGACTGCAGTGGGAAAAAGATTACGATTGTATTGCACAGATGAAGAGGTGGATGATTGAGAAAGGTATTTCTACCAAAGAAGAACTCGATGAAATCGAAAAAGATATAATTGCAGACGTGAAGAAAACACAACAGGAAGTATGGAAAGAATATTGCGATCCGATTCTCAGCGAAAGAGCAGAAGTCAGCAAAATAATACTTGAGGTTTCGAAATCAAGCAGCAACAGCAAAAAAATAGATTTGATTAATAACTCTCTCAACTCTCATGATGCAAGAATGGAACGGAAAGTTACGGCAGAAGCTGTATTCGATGTTTTAATAGCTACTAAGGAAGAAAAAACAAATGAAAGACAAAAATTAAATGACTGGTACAACGAATATTTGAAATCTAATGAAAATAGATTTAACACCTTTCTATTCAGCAAGTCTGATGAGAGTCCGTTGCTCGTAAAGGAGATAAAACCTGTATATTCGGAAAAATCGCCTAAGGTAGCTGGAAGAGAAGTACTGCTCGCTTTTTTTGACGATCTCTTCAAGCGTGACCCGCGAGTATTTGCTATAGGTGAGGATGTCGGACAACTCGGAGACGTTAATCAGGGTATGGCTGGGCTTCAGGCGAAATACGGCGATATACGTGTTACCGATACAGGAATCAGAGAGCAGACAATCGTTGGTCAGGGAATAGGAGCAGCCCTACGTGGATTGAGACCGATCGTTGAAATACAGTATCTTGATTACCTTTTTTATGCAATCCAAATACTTACAGATGACCTTGCAAACCTTCATTACAGAACTCACGGCGGGCAGAAAGCTCCACTGATAATCAGAACGAGGGGTCACAGGCTTGTTGGTATATTCCATTCGGGCTCTCCAATGGGAACTATTATTAACTGCTTAAGAGGTATTCATATCTGCGTTCCTAGAAACATGACTCAGGCAGCAGGTTTTTACAATACACTAATAAAATCAGATGATCCCGGAATGGTAATCGAAAGACTTAATGCCTATAGATTTAAAGAAAAGTTACCTGATAACATTTCAGAAATATGCGTACCGCTCGGAATGCCTGAAGTACTTGAGGAAGGTGACGATGTAACAGTTGTCACATACGGTGCGACCGTGGATATTGTCAAAGGGGCATCAGCAAAACTTCGGGAAATGGGTATCAGTATTGAAGTCGTCGACGTACAAACACTTTTACCGTTTGACAGGTTTGGAATAATAATTAAATCTATTGAAAAAACAAACAGGGTATTGTTTGTGGATGAAGATGTCCCCGGAGGCGCTACAGCATTCATGATGCAGCAGATAGTTGATGAACAGGAGGGATATAAATATCTTGATTCTAAACCTCAATGTTTAAGCGCTAAAGCTCACAGACCGCCTTATGGAGTTGATGGTGATTATTTCTCAAAACCAAGTGTTGAAGATGTTGTGAAATCGGTTTATGAAATAATGCACGAATCATTTCCGGATGCATATCCGAAATTCTTTTAA
- a CDS encoding YIP1 family protein — translation MENNNETNLEEQKGSVEQLSSTDALIGVLSSPGETFETIAATKKKNYWFLSILITIIISLIVTFIFFRDEQIMSGMMDKQKAQLEKSMEENVKSGKMTQEQSQQAIEQAEKFMDPKGVFFQIIGYGGSILIPFLMLVVLSLVYMLVLKIFKANADFGSLMNVVGLPMIIGGIGSIVALVLSVVMGKMSSASLALFLTDDVVGTKLSELFFKIDLFSIWYYIAVAIGLSKIAKLPAGKAYITVFGIWVFWLIITTVSGMIFS, via the coding sequence ATGGAAAATAACAACGAAACAAACTTAGAAGAACAAAAAGGGTCAGTAGAACAACTTTCTTCTACGGATGCTTTAATAGGTGTACTCTCGAGTCCGGGAGAGACATTTGAAACAATAGCTGCAACGAAGAAGAAGAATTATTGGTTCTTATCGATTCTAATTACAATTATTATTAGTTTAATTGTAACCTTTATTTTTTTTAGAGACGAGCAGATAATGTCGGGAATGATGGATAAACAAAAAGCACAGCTTGAGAAGAGTATGGAAGAAAATGTAAAAAGTGGCAAAATGACACAGGAGCAGTCTCAACAAGCAATAGAACAGGCAGAAAAATTTATGGATCCTAAAGGAGTATTTTTTCAGATAATCGGTTATGGTGGATCTATTTTGATACCTTTTTTAATGCTTGTTGTATTATCGCTTGTATATATGCTTGTATTAAAGATATTTAAAGCAAATGCAGATTTCGGAAGCTTAATGAATGTTGTAGGTCTACCTATGATTATAGGGGGTATAGGCTCGATTGTAGCACTTGTGTTGTCGGTTGTTATGGGAAAAATGTCGTCAGCAAGTCTTGCTCTTTTTCTTACGGACGATGTAGTAGGAACGAAGCTGAGCGAGCTGTTTTTTAAAATTGATTTATTCTCAATCTGGTATTATATAGCTGTAGCAATAGGACTTTCAAAAATTGCAAAGCTGCCGGCTGGGAAAGCATACATCACTGTTTTTGGGATTTGGGTCTTTTGGCTGATTATAACAACTGTATCAGGAATGATTTTCAGCTAA
- the nadD gene encoding nicotinate-nucleotide adenylyltransferase, with protein sequence MKRYGIFGGSFNPPHIGHSILAENVREQLSLDKVIFIPSGKHPLKDAISIQDAEHRLNMAKLAFENDPNFEVSDIEIEKAKNGITNYTVDTLIDLYEKFKEDFIKIYLIIGIDNLIEFPKWKNPNKLFLISEVIVMNRPGYFVQDVNDEYSRKARYVSVPILEISSTDIRHRIKDKKSVKYMLEPEVEDYVIKNKLYKS encoded by the coding sequence ATGAAGAGATACGGTATATTTGGCGGGAGTTTTAATCCACCCCATATAGGGCATTCAATATTAGCAGAAAATGTAAGGGAACAACTTTCACTCGATAAAGTTATATTCATACCTTCGGGTAAACATCCTCTGAAAGATGCTATATCTATTCAAGATGCTGAGCACAGACTAAACATGGCTAAACTTGCTTTCGAAAACGACCCGAATTTTGAGGTGTCGGATATTGAAATTGAAAAAGCCAAAAATGGTATAACCAATTATACTGTGGATACTCTCATTGATCTGTACGAAAAGTTCAAAGAAGATTTTATTAAAATATATCTTATTATCGGAATAGATAATCTCATTGAATTTCCAAAATGGAAGAATCCAAACAAACTTTTTCTTATATCAGAGGTAATTGTTATGAATAGACCCGGATATTTTGTTCAGGATGTAAATGATGAGTACTCCAGAAAAGCCCGATATGTTTCGGTTCCGATACTGGAAATTTCTTCTACCGACATTAGGCATAGAATCAAAGATAAAAAATCAGTAAAATACATGTTGGAACCTGAAGTTGAAGATTACGTAATAAAAAATAAACTATATAAATCCTAA
- a CDS encoding glycosyltransferase: MIKVMHLIDGGFIGGGQIHSLALCRNLNKELFYSVVCASSKGGFKELVLESGFEFIDITLPKLYRSKYLNELLRKVERENVNIVHAHGGVAGMYARFLKKKFGCRAKILHTIHGIHYIHSNNVFRRYSSLYIEQYLAGYSDAYICETESDFHAATNMKIIDPSKSTIINNGINLSRFMNKTKDESVANKLKIANDDFVIGNVSRFDEQKNQKILIRIMPNLIKAIPELKLLLVGDGRLLGSAKRLAMSLGVTDKVIFAGTRKDLEKIYPLMDVFIFPSLWEGLSLSLIEALASGKCIVASNIPSNAEVIINEENGMLFNLHNKNELLELIVSLFNNREKREYLSDNAINSSIMYDEKIMTEKTEQVYLKLMNNN; the protein is encoded by the coding sequence ATGATAAAAGTAATGCACTTAATTGACGGGGGATTTATAGGAGGCGGACAGATACATTCTCTTGCATTGTGCAGAAATCTGAATAAAGAGTTATTTTACTCTGTTGTGTGCGCATCGTCAAAAGGTGGTTTTAAAGAATTAGTACTAGAAAGCGGTTTCGAATTCATAGATATAACCCTGCCGAAATTATATCGTTCGAAGTATCTAAATGAACTGCTGCGAAAAGTTGAAAGAGAAAATGTAAACATCGTTCATGCTCACGGAGGAGTCGCAGGAATGTATGCAAGGTTTCTAAAGAAGAAGTTCGGCTGCAGAGCAAAGATTCTTCATACAATACATGGTATTCATTATATACATTCAAATAATGTATTCAGAAGATATTCTTCACTCTATATCGAACAATATCTTGCTGGTTACAGTGATGCATATATTTGCGAAACAGAAAGTGATTTTCACGCCGCGACAAATATGAAGATAATTGACCCTTCTAAATCGACAATAATAAACAATGGAATTAATCTTTCAAGGTTTATGAATAAAACAAAGGATGAATCTGTTGCCAATAAACTGAAAATTGCTAATGATGATTTTGTTATAGGAAATGTTTCACGTTTTGATGAACAGAAAAATCAAAAAATTTTAATTAGAATAATGCCGAACCTGATTAAAGCAATACCCGAATTAAAGCTTCTTCTTGTTGGGGACGGTCGGCTGCTGGGCTCTGCAAAGCGTCTTGCAATGTCTCTGGGTGTGACGGATAAAGTTATCTTTGCTGGCACAAGAAAAGATCTTGAAAAAATATATCCTTTGATGGATGTATTTATTTTTCCCTCTTTGTGGGAAGGTCTATCTCTATCACTAATCGAAGCTCTTGCTTCTGGAAAATGCATAGTTGCGAGTAATATTCCTTCGAATGCAGAAGTTATAATAAATGAAGAAAACGGAATGTTGTTTAATTTACATAATAAAAACGAACTTTTGGAATTGATCGTTTCGTTATTCAATAACAGAGAAAAGAGGGAGTATCTATCTGATAATGCAATCAATTCATCTATTATGTATGATGAGAAAATTATGACAGAAAAAACAGAACAAGTTTATTTAAAACTAATGAATAATAATTGA